The genomic segment GAATAAAACGGGAGCGCTTACTAGACTGAAGGAGGtatctaaaattaaatgatTAGGTTCAATTAGCCTACAAATTAGTTTCCTTTATGTATCATATCTACCATATGGAAGAGAAGTTAGCTGAAAGGGTTCCGCATCCAAACATGCCTGCCATGCTAACGACAAGTGCTTGCCAAACAGATAGGCTTTCTTTTGTAATTCCTCGCTCTGCTCGGCTAGCCGCAACGAGGCCAGACAAGATTTACCCAGCAAGCTACCAACATTTAACATATTACGAGCTTCCCACTCCTTTTCTGGCTTGCCTATGAATTGTGTTATATTCATGGGTTTAAGTATGTCTTCAGCATCATAGTCGACATCGGCAGTGCAGGCTGGGCTATTGGTCTGTTGATATACAGTGCCTGGCTTGGAAGGCAAAGGATTATTTTGCTCATCACGCTCCCCAATAAACTCGGATTCCGAAAAGTCTCTGACAGTTGAAGAAATAAGTCCTaccacaatttgattttttaaactGGCCAATTCCATACTTGAATGACTTAACAGGTAATCGCCTATAAGAAGACCAATCTTATTCCCAAAAGTCATGTCATCATATGTTGTGGAATCCTGACCAGCCTTGGTAGATCTTTGCAAATTGACTAGGCTCtgcaaaaaatgcaaagaaTTATTTCGGAATTTAAAATAATCTAAGTACTTACATTGTGTATCAGGTGAGAAATTCGTATCATTTCTGTTACCTCAACCAAAGCTCTTTGACTGTGCAAGACACCTGCACTTTTATCCTGTTCCATGTCGGGTACGGATGGTGCATGACCAGCAGCCTTAGAAATCAGCAGTACAATTAAACCCCAAGCTTGCATGGTATTTTTGCCATTATACAAAAGTCCTCTGTGAAAAGTTAATTGAAAGCGAATGGATTATTAAGAGTAAAGAAGGCCGCAGAGGTGAGCGTGTTCACATAAAACACTGAACGTCTTGATTCAAGCCttgacagaaatttttttttggctatggTTCTTCCCTTACGCAGT from the Stomoxys calcitrans chromosome 1, idStoCalc2.1, whole genome shotgun sequence genome contains:
- the LOC106089051 gene encoding all trans-polyprenyl-diphosphate synthase PDSS2 — its product is MLLNKTNSRTMQSSKILLPHWRKFNQLKITRTLAINNRKLSANYSAPLLTNETFTLRLQQQQQQQQINYQQIPQRWATTSAKPSPPKHDWNRAVSEAERIVGYPTSFLSLRWLLSDEIANVALYLRKLVGSTHPLLKTAKGLLYNGKNTMQAWGLIVLLISKAAGHAPSVPDMEQDKSAGVLHSQRALVEVTEMIRISHLIHNSLVNLQRSTKAGQDSTTYDDMTFGNKIGLLIGDYLLSHSSMELASLKNQIVVGLISSTVRDFSESEFIGERDEQNNPLPSKPGTVYQQTNSPACTADVDYDAEDILKPMNITQFIGKPEKEWEARNMLNVGSLLGKSCLASLRLAEQSEELQKKAYLFGKHLSLAWQACLDAEPFQLTSLPYDTSFSLVSAPVLFHLEYDPKLYDEIEKGKVSVDNVDYVKIHQAILQGPGLEKTKQLQRKHTTAALHVLESFPNNDARTALENIILAMQDL